CCAGTCCACTAAAAATAAAGTCATGGCATGTGCTTAATTAGCCTTACACACCTTTAATTTGTACAATCATACCCTTTCCCTTAGGGACTTTTGCTCTTCTCTGGTGGAGAAGAGCAGTGCATTTTGTTTACAACAAGCTTTCAGATTAGAGGAGCGGGGGCGTGTGAAAGCGCCCTGTAAGACATTTTTGCACTTTTCCAAGAAGCTACCGAGCCTCTACCTCTTTGGGGTTACGTGATGGGGAGTAGTCCCGTGGGTCCTGGGTGGTTGTGAGGGGGGTAGTCCTCCGGGGCGAGGCTGGCCTGGCACTGCCAGCTGGCACAAGGGGTGGGGGTGCGCTAAGTGCGGCGGTAGGGGGTGTTCTGTTCAGAGGGCCATTGTGTCCTGTGGATGGGCTGAGTCTGGGGTAGGGCATGCCGCCTAGGTGGGGCATAAAGGGGGGCATGTGTGGTAGGTGACCCTCCATTGGGGACTGGTGCAGCTGATGAAGCCGTGCTCTGTCCAGCTCCTCCCTCAGGTGGAGGCGCTCTCGCTCCTCGGCTTGCTGTCGCATTCTCTCGTGCTCCCTGCGTACCTCCAACAGGTGCTCGTGGTGGGAGTAGTCATGAGCCTCCCTTTCGCGGTAGGCTCGCTCCTGTTCGTACATGCTGGGGAAACGATGCCCCGGCTCAGGCCTGAGCTGGAAGTCCATGCGGCGTTGCAGATCCAGGCTGCGGTAGGCCTCTCTGAGCGGATCCCAGGGAAAGGCTGTGTGCGGCAGGCGCTCTCTTCCTGCAAGTGCTCCCATGAAGGGAGCCATGCGAGCCCGGTCTAGCACGTTGAGGCTGCCCATCTGAGGCATGGCGCTCATGGAAAGAGGCAGAGAATGCGCCATGGGGACACCATGCAGGCCAGGTGCTGAGATGTCACTACCACGCGGTGAAGGAAGTGGGGGCTGCTGGGACAAAGGTGGATGGTGGTGGTGCGGGTTTCCCGGTTGGCTGacgggaggaggaagagcttgGGCCGGTGGCTGGGGGGCCGGCTCCGAACTAACCACCATgacctcctgctcctccttcctctcctccttaaTCTTCATGTCATTTTTCACCTTATGGAGgagctctgcaggtgggggctCCTTCCTCTCGCTGTCCTTGAGCGTAGACAGAGGCCCGCCTGCCATCTTGATGCCCTGCTCATTGATCATTGTCTTAGAGTAGGGGGAAGGGGAACGCTGAGTGGGTTTGATGGAGTCTTCTGAGGGTCTTCTCTCTAGCATCTCCTTGCCCGGCGAGCGACTCTCCTTCACCTTCACATCAGCCAGTGCGGAAGACTCTCTGTGTCGCTCCAGTAGCTCCTTCTCTGCCTCGCGGACCCTGTCTACGCTGCCGCTGTGATGCCGACCTGAATCGCTCGAGTTCTGGCTGCTGGAGCGAATCAGGCTGCTGATCTGGTAGCTGACTGGTGCAGAGGCCGGAGACGAGCGGTTGGAGTGGCGGTTGCGATCCACAGAATCCCTGTAACGGCACAATGTAAGAGTTTTATTTTTGCCAGTAGGTCGTGTTTGGTTAGTGTCTGATTAATTCTCAACAATAAAATCTGCCTTATAATTCTCTTTTAAATCGTACGAGTTGCCTTGCTCTTGTATCCCTCTGTTCTCTTATTGACGGTAACCCTTCATTCTGCTGCCGTACCATTCATAGAAATGTCTCCAATTAATTTTTGACAAATAGCTTCTCTCGGCGCGTCGTGCTCTTTTATAAGCGTGCCGGTTGTTCAATTTATTTCAGTTTCCATGGATACGACTTGTAACCACCTAGAAAAAAACATTCGCTGTTTTTCCTTTGCTCTGCTCTGACTGATCAGCTTGTATGTATAATAATGCTGGTTTATCATAGTCGCTATTGTGGTCTTATTTCAGGAGTCGGTTTTTACATACTGGATGTGagcaacacacaaaaacatacaaccAAAAGTGTGTTTCACCCACCGGTCTTTATCTTTCTCCTCTTTGCCAATCGACGAGTCTCTtttctctcgctccctctctctctcccgttccctctctcgctctctctcgtgGCTGTTGGCGGAGCTGCTTCTCTCAGCATCTGCGGTTTTGGGCCACTGCGGCGGGGTGGGGAACGACGGCGGGGTTCGTCGAAGTCGGTTCCAGGTGTCGTGGTGGGGGCTGCCAAATGTGGGCAGTCCTCCCGGCCCCTCCTTGGTGCCAAACATGCTGTTGGACCCTGAAGGAAAGAAGCAGACAGGCGTGGGACCCACTGTAAGTTAATTGGGCACAAAACCTTCTTGAGGACACATAAGATGAGAAAGACTCAACAACAAAAGctgcttttgtctttgtctctggAGGTTCTCTcactgaagcactgaagctgttTGAAAGAGTTAGAGGTTAATGCCCCCCTCCCCCTTGAACTGGAGAGAAAAAACCCCTACTCATTTGCTTTTAGACTAAaggtcccccccccctcccttccttttcTGCACCGGATGAACAGGGGAGACTCACTGCCCTCTGGAGATGATAGCTGTGAAAAGCCAAGGGGAACCTTAGCATTCCACGGCATGTCTATTCCAATCACATCCATTTTCACAACAGGGTGACCGATTTGGCACACAAAAATAGGAAGgatgaagagaaagagagaaaggcaTAGAGAAGGGATGCAAAGGGAAAAGAGAAAACCCTCCATGGTGGTGCAGAAGGGGCTTGTCAAATAATTAATAGACGAATTACCACCAAACAGCAGACCTAAGAGTGCCTATTGGCAGCAACACAGCCAGATTAAAGCCAGGCTGTCAGGGACTTAGTTGGTAGATGAAGTGGAGGCAGGGAGGAGgtttgctgtggtgtgctgtGCTGCCTTGTTGGGCCTCCCTGGGATAGGACTGTTTTGACACAGAAACTAGAGCTAAGTGTCtagatttttttctcccctcctgGCTCTCCCTGTGGTCTAACGCTGTCCTGCTCTATTCTATTACTGGCCACAGGGGCCAGATTGAAGGGGGGagcggtggaggaggaggacgagagGGGGCCAACGCTTACCAAGCGAGGGGTTGCCTAATCCTCCGAAGGCACTGCTTGAAAGGTTGCCGAGGCCGCCAAAGGAACTGGAGCGACTGAAAGGATCTGCAAAATGCCAAACAGGGATTAGCAAAAGGGGGGGTGGCTGGCTAGCAGTGCTCACCCCAACACCAACCCATTCCACTCGGCTTTTCTCTTACAAGCGAGCCGTGGTTTTCTAGCGCTGCGACCCTAGCTCTCTGCCTGGTAATCCTGCAGTAGCCAGGTTGCCTGGATGCTGGATTCACTGCCACTAACTGGAGTGGAGTGTCTCTGACCTGCTGGGGCTTGTGGAATGATGCTGCTTGGTGGGGAAATCAGTTTTGAGTTCTTGGAGCTGAGCTGGAAATGGATTGTGGTAGGACAAGACAATTAGGAGCTGTGGAAATTAGCCTAGACAGAGCACAGTGATTTAACTGGTGAATCACTATCTGATGGACTCCATCAGTCACAGACTATAGCCTCCAAATTTACGGGGATAACAAATATTTAGTCTGAGAAGTCAGCGAACGGGACTCATTAACTAAGAATTTGCAGTCCCACTTTAAATCGGAAATAATCCATCAGGAAATGCACAACTTGCCAACCGATTAGGGGTCAAGGATTTTTAATTCTGGAGCTTTTCACGTATTAGAAAAGACAAGAATTGAGAAATCTCCTCTGCCTCACACATGAATTCCCATTTGTTGACTAAATCTTCATCCTCAGTTTACCATGTTTTCATAGGCACAGAATGGACTGACACTTAAACAGTGTCTCAGTCCGAACTGAGGATgatgaataaaaatgcaaacaaccGAATGTACCAAAGAATCATACAGCACGAACGCCCCTTCATTATTCCCTTCTTCCTGGGTACGACGAAATAAGCTTGGCATGCTTATAGAAAATAGTGTCTtgtgtgctgctgctctgtgtacAGTTTGTCCGAGCAAATGAGGGATGACAAATCGGTCTGGAGGCTGGAAACTACTTCCATTTTAATAAACCCGGACTCTGGAGTTATTTTCGACCGTAGTATGAATCACACTGGCTGATTGCAGGATGGCTACATTCAATATTATAGTAAAGTAAGAGGCAGTACTGCAGCTGGCTGTTGCTAACGATATTGTACATTAACCTTGAAGTGAACCTGAGATCAAAAACTAGGAATACCTTTGGTTCAAATTACACCCTGGTGGCTTTTAATGTATTTGAAACATGAGTGTAAgaaagagtgagtgagagaCTCGTGTTGAAAGAGGagataaatgtataaaaaaaagataaacatgGGGGTTACTTACACTTACCTGCCAAATGGCTAGGAGGCAGGAATCCACTGGGGTGGGAGGGGGGGCCGTATGGAGACGGAGGGGGGTGTCCAGAGCCTATCGGGACAGAGAGGATGAAATAGTGTTATAATCCATATCCGGCCGGTCGTCTGGTCGGTTGGGGAACAATCTTACGCCAAACCAAACCCTAAGTTAAACAAATGCATTTCTGCCGCAGTATCACAAACTCTGACGCAACGTGAACCAGATGAGCAAAGAGTTGGTGGAGTGATGCTACTGACTATATCAGCTGGTTTCATTGCAGCTGTTATTTGTTTGTGCGTGAGTCTGTACCAGCTTAGTGAGGTCAGCTCTTGAATGTACAACAAGTTGGCCTCTTTCACAAAACACTGCTACCATCACCCATATTTCATGAATTGTTAATGATAGAACCAATTACAGGAGTGCCTCTGACACACTGCTGCATAATTACCAGTCAAAGGCCGTTCTCTTCTCTGTTGCCCTCCAACACAGGGCGCATCAGTCAATTAcctaactgagagccatgcatATTCATAGACATATTTGACTCCCTTTACAGGCAAAACACTTGCTACCAAAGCACTATAATTATGTGAACATTGCACGAGagggaaaataaaaagtgttttttccaaatgttgttaaaaatgttaatttccaTAAAGGCAGTAATGACGTTAGGAGGCTTGAAGTTTGAGTGTTTTCAATATGTTGGTAGGTATTTTGAGCCTTGACCAACCTGTGGAGGGGAAGAGGGGTCGTGCCAGATCGTGAGGGTACGGGAACCCTGGGAAGACTCCTGGTGCTGGGGGTCGACTAAACAGGTCCAGCTTCCCATTCATGTCAAGTTTGTGAGGGTCCAGCTGCATTTGCTGTAGAAAAGCAGAGAAGGAGACAAAGAAAATTAGGTCAGTACGCAACAGCACGAAACATTTCCAACAAGGGAGTGAGCGTGAGCGATCGTCAGCTACACTGGGTGAGAGCTCAGAGAAGGACAGAGACTTTGACAATGGCTCCATGTTCTCAATTCTGACTAGCTGTGTTATAACAAATATATGTAAGCTGATTAGGGAAACAAAATCCTTGGCAACTGGGGTTCTGGGCCCAAGAAAAGCCTGAGACACCCAGGGCCAGTGGCATTAGCAGAGGATCTCCATGGCAAGGCCACACCATCCTCTGTCAGTGAGAGGAGTAATTCGTATAAGCATTTCTGTTCTGTGTTCACATGTTGCGTCTGATACCGAGTGCTACTGTTACCATCTACCCCTTCTCTTATGGAGTCAGAGAGAACCTTTATAGAAAATATATGTTTAAAGTGGAGCCTTCATGTGTTGGGCTTTGCTTCTTTTAAAGCTTTCTGCCTCTTTCCAATCATGTGATCGTTCTACGTTTAGACCCAAACAAAAGATCCAAGTCAGCTCGATCTGCTCTAGCATGTAGTGTTTTCAATAAGTTAGCTATTTGGCCCGTTTTCCATAACCAATATAGTGTATCTGGCTTTACATGACAGCAAGATTCCTTAAAAACATTACTATCTGTCTCACGCACCTTCATTTTCTGCTGGTGGTGGTAGATCTGCCATGCGATCTGGACATGCACTGCACACCACTTGCCAGGTTTCTAAAAATTTAGAGAGAAACTGAGGTTAGCCTGCTGGCTTTGATATGGGGAGCTAAAAATTGATTCTGGCATAGAGCTTTTCTGGCCAAACTACAAAGTGGGAACTCATCAGAATTTGCAACCAGGCAACATATTAAGAATATCTAACCCCAATACAGACCTCAAAGCTAAGCGTAAATGCAGCCAAAACCCTGCATTTGCTTAATCGAGAATTGTTAAAGAATTTTAAGGTTTTAGACTTTGTGGCCTGGCCAGAGAGATGAAGCATTTAACAGGAAAGGATAAGGCATCTACTTACCCTAACAGATGTCCTGAATGGATCTGTTATCTGTATGGATAAACAGATAATCATTATTACAAACAACAAAGACACATACTACTAACTGTAAAACTGAAATGCATGAGAAGAAATGTCTCTTTGAGACATATGCACTGGATTATGTGTGGCTATCATCAGAAGGAATATGAGCAGAGTGGCTGCGATGCTCTCGGTCTCATGCTTACCCGTGGGTCCTTCTGCAGAAGTGTATGAGGCACTGCTCCAGGACGTGCTGCTACATCGATGGGATTGGATGCCtgacagagaaagacaaagacaaaaagataCATGGTGATCAACCACATCTGTAACATCTGCAtggggaaagaaagaaactgaacttggcacaacaatacaaaacaatttGACCTCATATAATAATTCCCAAAGGGGGTCTCAGGCATCCTCAAGAGGGTCCTCTGTAGAACACTGTTAATtgcattttttccatttattttttttaaatatccccTGAGAGAATGAAGAAGATTACTGTAATCCCAGTTTTCACCTTATTCTTATGCTTTGTGTCAGTGCTGTTATGGAGATAGCATGGAAGCATGTAAGACGAATTTCTTGCAAAACTACTCGAAGACCCTCCAGCATCTATTCCAACCCAGATAATTAGCTGCACTACGGTCAGCTAACGCCCAAGTATTTGCACAGCTATAGCTGATATAGGTAAAACTGCAATGATGCTTCCCAGAGTTCAGAGTTATGCCAGAGCAGCACATCTCTAATCGTTTCATCTTCAAGTCTGCAGAGCACAAGATCCTAGATCAACATTGTTCCTGGGGTTTTATGCTCCAGCAGGAAACACATGTCATTTCACATGGCCTAACCTGACATGCACCTCCTGAGAAATGTAACTATACATCGGGTCAATGCAGCCCACAACTAGTATGATGTGCTCGTTCAGCATCATCGATTCATTCGTGTTTCTGGCAACTTTTTTGccacctttttaaattttatcagTGAGAGAATCTCGGTTTAAGGAATTATAATCATAGCATCAATATAAAGGACTCACAAATGTCAGGAAATACCTGGAGGGAGATTGCTGAAACTATGGGAATGAACGTGATGGAAATTACAGCGAAGTGGAAAAACTAGAGATATGTTTGAAATCCCCTCCCCCCCAAAATAACCAAAAGGCccagcattttatttctttccatCAGCTGGCACTGGATATAAAACACCAGGACAGGACTACATGGTAATTAACACAACGCACCACATACAAGCAAAAATGCCGCCAACGATGTCGCCACTTATGTAGGCTACACCGTAAGCACTACAAAGAGTCCCcgcagaagtctaaatcaggcCTTAATCTATTGCCTTATTAGAGATCGGGTGATTCTGCACGGTGACCAGGGTCGCCAGGccccacaaacaaacatactTCCCAAGCTCTATCCCCCCAAGCTCGTCTCCAAGAATACTTAGCAGGGGCTTTGGATGCATAAAACTGTGCTTTGAACCATCTGGAGGGGCCTTCCACAAAAGGGAACCTCCATCACTGAGCCCTCTGGGAATAGGGCCAGCGGATTTAGGCCAGCTTTGATTGGTGGCTTACTTCAGGTCACAGCCTCTGAGCATCTGCCAGACTCACACCCTCCCGCCCCTCGACGTCCCCTGCATCTCCTCCCTTCTGCTCTTCTGGACAGGCAGACATCACGGTCCTATTTTTGGCCTGTCGTGACTAAGGCTAGGAGTCCAcctgcagttttaaatttttgttttccttttgcgCACttataaagtgtttttcttgtAAAAGTCTGCACACTTTGTGGTTTCTTTTATGCTCAAGCTCCCTTAAAATCTCCTGTTTGTAGACAGTGGGTTAAGGGATGCGGGTCTGACCTTGGGCTGGAAGGCTCCTTGCAGCGAGCTGAAGGGTCCTGAGTGTGGGAGCAGCGGGGGCATGCCTGGCATGGTTGGGGGGTAGGAGGGGAAGAACTGGAAGGGGGAGGAAGGGGAAGATGggagacacaaaacaaaatcatacaGTCATACATACAAGACTCAAGCatatagatacacacacacacaaagccactGCCACAATAAATGCTGTCAAGGCAACATTCAAATATGTCAAATATTTGATTTGCCATATGCAAATACtgttaacacatttacattagtgcaaaaaaacttACATTTGAATGTCTGATGAATGGATTGTCCAGTTTGGGGCCATATTTGTCGAACTGgaacagacagaaaagaaaagcattagGAAACAAAAGTCCACATAATGATATACTCGAACAAAATCCCTCATACAACAGCCTTCTTTGGTAATAAGgtctcattatttttttttttacattacaaaGGCAAAAACACATGCTCAACATCTGTAACTGGTAACGAGCAGGGTTTGGTCCAGAATAACAAGCCCCGGGGTAAAGCAGCTGGCTTGAACTGGTCATGGGTTTACTTAAACAGCGTGGTCAGATAGGCAGTTAAATCACTAACAATACAACCGCTTAAGCACACTGCCAAGACGAAGACAGCCTGCATGATTTTTCAATTGAGCATACAGACATTGGGCGTGGAGGCCCAGCTTAGGAATCAGACAGTTTTAAGGCCAGACCAGTTGTTTCTAATCACTGGAAAATCTGAAGAAATGTGAATCTAATTGCTTTTGACTGCtgagatttttttgtgtgcaaaaagCCCCGATGGTATATCTGGGAAGGAAGTACAAGAAGACATGTAACTTGTTTGCAGTGTTAGGAAACTGTActtcaaaagacaaaaaagcggGTCAGTCCGTAAAACCACGGAGGTCATATGTGAAGCTGTGTGAACAGTCTGCCTTGTATGATTGAGACTGATTTAAGGAGATGGGATTTCAGCTGATTAAATGCTTGAAACCGACACCACCTCAGAGTTGTGAAGAAACCGTTTCTGTGGCAGAACTTAGCCTATCAGAATAATTTTAGTTGGAATTTGCCAGATGAAAACAGTGtggttacatttaaaatgtttccgaTCATGCCCCGCGTGCACACGAGAAAGCAGTCGGTAAGCTGAGATGGacaggagggaggaagagagagaagggaGCATGAATGAGGACTTTGTATGTCTGTTCGCGAGCCAATACCAGCTCTCTATTTTGAAAACGTCTAATTACAAGTGACAGTAACTTATTCCTATTCCGTAAATACACAAACCATTTGCAGGTACTTTTTGCGAGTGTTTTCTCAAAGCTCAGTTGGCAGGCGCAGATGTTTTGGGTTTACATAATATGGGAAAATGAACGGGTATGAATCAGATTTTCTGTGTGCACGCGTGCAGCGACAGGGGTGGCTGGGGAGGGAGGGCGGGCTGGAGCTGGTAAAGCTGCTGGTGCAGATGCAGGGTTTGGGACACGGGGCCGTCTGGTGAAGCAGGTCCAATCACATCTGTGCGCAGAATGGTAATAACAGCGGCGATGGTGTCGGCGGCCCTGTTTGTGGGCGATAATGGCCCCGAATCAAAGACAGCCCATTGAGAGGAAATGCTGAGCCAGCTTCCGAGCTCATTAAACAGCTCCTCTGCGCTTCTGAAGGCGCGGCCTGTTTAATGTCTGCCACTGGAGAGGGGATTTCGGCTTTATGgccttgttaaaaaaaacaaataaagaaaaaaaagaagtcttgcCTTAAAATTTATGGAGGCTGTCACAGTTTTATAGTAAACCGCTTTGGCTAATTAACGCTTAATATTTCATCCtataacaattaaaaatatttctcgTCCAAAGACATGGCAGGAGCAAGGGGGCAGGCATTCACCGATGCCATTTGGCAAGCCAGCTGCTCGAGGGCGTAGAACAATAAACAAATATAGAGGCTTCATAATTTCATTAATTACAGCCATTAGCCAAGGGCTGTTACATAGTTGAAATGACATGGGGCATCTAGagagcaggaggaaaaaaacgtgtgtgtgagagagatagaCAGAGGATGCACAGCTGGGAAACACTTGGTCTAGCTTTTCatagcaaaacagtaaaaacaggcACAACATCATCATTACTCTGCTTCTTTAAGCACTAAGGAGAAGAAAGCAATATCGCTACTGAGGGGTAGGAGGGAGGGAAAGGCATACGTTAAGTAAAAACAGCGAAAACGACAAAATACACAACAGCAACATTAACGTCAGTGTAAAATCCCACTGAAACGACACAAAagagatgatggtggtggtggtggtgttggtggGAGGGGGGTCActtctttcatcttcaaagAGAGGATTGTGTAGCGCATAATTCCTTCCATGTAAGGAATGAACAGCAGACCAGACAACAGCGTGTGTGCTGACCGAAGAATCATGTAAACGGCCCTTATGCTTATCTGACTGCGCCATAAATACCAGAGCTTTGATTTCTAATGTACAGGATGGGGATAATCTTGGAGTTGGGCCTTAATGGGACCACGGGCTTTTAATCAGAGGTCATGACAAGATGGATTAGATCTATTAGACTAATGGCAAAAAGCTACAAATGGGGAGCCGTCTGATTCGACTGACAGAGATTGCTGCGCATTTCAAATGATGGATGAATAGTCATAACCGTTTTTCCTCTGTACAAATTTTGAGAGCTGCCAGTGTTAAACGCCCCTCCCTCTTCCCTCCAGACTTGTTGGCATTTAAAACACGGAAGCAATTAGAAACGTTATCAAAACAGTTTTACAATGATGTCATTTCCCCCCTTTATCCGCAATGAGGTCATCTGACCCACTAGAAAAGCTTTGAATTTGTCATTGGAATGTATGGTTGCTTTTGGGCTTTGCACACACGTACACGCAGCAATAAGTCCctgttacacaaacacacatatatgtctgtgtatatatatgtatgtataaaagCACAAGTCTGCAGGAATGTATTCATACAGACACAGATCGGCTTATTAGTACCTTTGTTTTGAATGAAAAGGCATATCTAAACAGGAAATTAGCTTCTATAAAAACTGAAGCGTACTGAAACTCTACAGTCCTTTCTAATaatgttgggatgctgtgtaaaatgtaaataaaagcaaaataaaatatttaaatgtgttaatagAATTGAAACAATCAAAGGGCAACATATCAAATACTGAAAGTGAGAAATGTTATCATTTGTTGTGTCGTTTAAAAAAGCTGCGGCTAAACATGCTAAAAACACATGGCTGAACACCACGCTGttaataatgaaaatataatgGAATGAACATGCTATTgctaatttaaaattacaaataaacattttacatgTTGCCTCATCAATCTgttgaataaatacaaatatagttGCTGATAATGGAAATGTGTACTTGAAGCAATTAAATTGACAGTGTAATAAACatgctcgtgtgtgtgtttgtgtaatggGAGGTGGCAGCCCCAATTAAACGTGATGCTTCCAGCTTGTCGTCCACAGGaagagtgcaaaaaaaaaatcttttaaaaattcaaactcAAAGTGTCAGATTTTTCTGAAGGGAGGGGTTCTTACAGCTACAGGACAAAACTGGCAAATTTGggggtaaagaaaaaaagggaggaGTTGATTGAAGAGGAAATTGGGAGGGGTAACAGGTGAGTTGGTGGGAAGTTACGGGAGCTTATTTTACTTATCCTCACATTTCTGGCTTGGGTACGCACCATGGGGGGTGCGGTGGGCGGGGTGAGGATGGCGGCCGGGGGCAGACTTGCGGGGAAGGGCGTGAAGGTGTGCTGGTGGGTGTGTTGGTGCTGGTGCATGTGCTGGTGTTGGTGAAACTCGGCCCTCAGGAGTGACACAGGGGCCAACGGCGAAGCGGACGGCCCCCGGCCCCGCTCTGAACTCTGAACCAGGAAACGGTTGTTCAGCTCCTGCCTCAGGAGGTCATGCTCTGCAAGAAAGGAGAGCGAGGggaaacccaaaaaaaaaaaaaaaaaagaaaagcaaaaaaaaggaaaaaaaagaaagaaaaaaggagggggggggggcggaaGGGgggacacaagaaaaaaaaaggcacggGCGCCCAGTCAGTCTTCACAACAAGggtagaagagaaaaaagaaaatagtcaCCTGGCATTCTCTGTTTCTCCAGCTCATGCTGTGAGGGTTTTCTACGTGGGGACTCATTGGTGGTGGTAAGAGAGTTGCCTGTGACAATGTGCCAATCAGAATCCCCGAATGAGGCTGGCAATACATGATTGGTTGGTTGAATGATATCAACAGGCTGGTATCTAAAGACAAGAAAGAACCAAGAGTCATCCcagcagaaaacacacacactcttgccCTCTATGAGAAAGTCATTTCACAACTGGCATATTTACTGCTTATTTTGGAGACACCCATCATGTCTGgagacattttcttttctgatgAGATCGCCTGTTTCGATAGAATCTTTGAACATATTAAAAATCGTTACAAATCACTCGTGTTTGCATGCTAGGCAACACAATTTTAGCTGTGCCAGTTGCAGACTGGCTGCTTGCGGTGTGCTGTCTCCGACCGTGGTGGCTGTCTGATCGTTAGATGACATTTACTCGTGATGCATCCAAGCCCTCTTACAGTCCTTGTGCCCATTTAATATCTGTGCTACT
This genomic stretch from Astatotilapia calliptera chromosome 12, fAstCal1.2, whole genome shotgun sequence harbors:
- the fbrsl1 gene encoding autism susceptibility gene 2 protein isoform X3; the encoded protein is MDGKLKQGRRCRSKRERVRRLREAGSRDARSPDPNSSCSDREGHSPGRDAASLPGKKAPHPAAAARVSRPPRRKRRESSSQEEDIIDGFAIASFISLDRLEKKSGVVKTQEKKERWKEKKAAKRQKKEDEEVEEEEENVQPVVDPLENGFLHHAQREQERMNERLLKKTYSKKNKMIKPLALHPVKVGEDETELSRPHRSNSKEQLSESSTHSLSGRGYSVQHAAVALLKCDSESDIDDKVSDVGSEKLFSPTTPKGVPTNESPESKTCSSAKVSGLQRSQEQSNSEVPFAPPVSSPTPASAPTGSPAPAAAAAPSEPPRLRLPTPPPLSVKKELQLPPPVPTPPLLRAPPHPHPHPPHPHSHQEPRVLPRQHHARPVHHPLPYSSLHEISHSSSPVGLPKQHLPPSPHHHLSGLPSSAPALPLSIANLSTSHYSSLRSPAHRHSAMFATPATLPPPPTLPTNSLVVPGHPAGTPYPEHDLLRQELNNRFLVQSSERGRGPSASPLAPVSLLRAEFHQHQHMHQHQHTHQHTFTPFPASLPPAAILTPPTAPPMFDKYGPKLDNPFIRHSNFFPSYPPTMPGMPPLLPHSGPFSSLQGAFQPKASNPIDVAARPGAVPHTLLQKDPRITDPFRTSVRKPGKWCAVHVQIAWQIYHHQQKMKQMQLDPHKLDMNGKLDLFSRPPAPGVFPGFPYPHDLARPLFPSTGSGHPPPSPYGPPSHPSGFLPPSHLAGKYPFSRSSSFGGLGNLSSSAFGGLGNPSLGSNSMFGTKEGPGGLPTFGSPHHDTWNRLRRTPPSFPTPPQWPKTADAERSSSANSHEREREREREREREREKRDSSIGKEEKDKDRDSVDRNRHSNRSSPASAPVSYQISSLIRSSSQNSSDSGRHHSGSVDRVREAEKELLERHRESSALADVKVKESRSPGKEMLERRPSEDSIKPTQRSPSPYSKTMINEQGIKMAGGPLSTLKDSERKEPPPAELLHKVKNDMKIKEERKEEQEVMVVSSEPAPQPPAQALPPPVSQPGNPHHHHPPLSQQPPLPSPRGSDISAPGLHGVPMAHSLPLSMSAMPQMGSLNVLDRARMAPFMGALAGRERLPHTAFPWDPLREAYRSLDLQRRMDFQLRPEPGHRFPSMYEQERAYREREAHDYSHHEHLLEVRREHERMRQQAEERERLHLREELDRARLHQLHQSPMEGHLPHMPPFMPHLGGMPYPRLSPSTGHNGPLNRTPPTAALSAPPPLVPAGSARPASPRRTTPLTTTQDPRDYSPSRNPKEVEAR
- the fbrsl1 gene encoding autism susceptibility gene 2 protein isoform X9, whose amino-acid sequence is MDGKLKQGRRCRSKRERVRRLREAGSRDARSPDPNSSCSDREGHSPGRDAASLPGKKAPHPAAAARVSRPPRRKRRESSSQEEDIIDGFAIASFISLDRLEKKSGVVKTQEKKERWKEKKAAKRQKKEDEEVEEEEENVQPVVDPLENGFLHHAQREQERMNERLLKKTYSKKNKMIKPLALHPVKVGEDETELSRPHRSNSKEQLSESSTHSLSGRGYSCDSESDIDDKVSDVGSEKLFSPTTPKGVPTNESPESKTCSSAKVSGLQRSQEQSNSEVPFAPPVSSPTPASAPTGSPAPAAAAAPSEPPRLRLPTPPPLSVKKELQLPPPVPTPPLLRAPPHPHPHPPHPHSHQEPRVLPRQHHARPVHHPLPYSSLHEISHSSSPVGLPKQHLPPSPHHHLSGLPSSAPALPLSIANLSTSHYSSLRSPAHRHSAMFATPATLPPPPTLPTNSLVVPGHPAGTPYPDTSLLISFNQPIMYCQPHSGILIGTLSQATLLPPPMSPHVENPHSMSWRNRECQFDKYGPKLDNPFIRHSNFFPSYPPTMPGMPPLLPHSGPFSSLQGAFQPKASNPIDVAARPGAVPHTLLQKDPRITDPFRTSVRKPGKWCAVHVQIAWQIYHHQQKMKQMQLDPHKLDMNGKLDLFSRPPAPGVFPGFPYPHDLARPLFPSTGSGHPPPSPYGPPSHPSGFLPPSHLAGKYPFSRSSSFGGLGNLSSSAFGGLGNPSLGSNSMFGTKEGPGGLPTFGSPHHDTWNRLRRTPPSFPTPPQWPKTADAERSSSANSHEREREREREREREREKRDSSIGKEEKDKDRDSVDRNRHSNRSSPASAPVSYQISSLIRSSSQNSSDSGRHHSGSVDRVREAEKELLERHRESSALADVKVKESRSPGKEMLERRPSEDSIKPTQRSPSPYSKTMINEQGIKMAGGPLSTLKDSERKEPPPAELLHKVKNDMKIKEERKEEQEVMVVSSEPAPQPPAQALPPPVSQPGNPHHHHPPLSQQPPLPSPRGSDISAPGLHGVPMAHSLPLSMSAMPQMGSLNVLDRARMAPFMGALAGRERLPHTAFPWDPLREAYRSLDLQRRMDFQLRPEPGHRFPSMYEQERAYREREAHDYSHHEHLLEVRREHERMRQQAEERERLHLREELDRARLHQLHQSPMEGHLPHMPPFMPHLGGMPYPRLSPSTGHNGPLNRTPPTAALSAPPPLVPAGSARPASPRRTTPLTTTQDPRDYSPSRNPKEVEAR